The following is a genomic window from Pseudomonas sp. FP2335.
GCCGCTGACAAAGCGGAACGCCACCAGGGAGCTGAACGTCGGGGTGAAGGCGGTCGCCAGGTTGCCCAAGGCATAAAGGCCCATCAGCAATAGCAGCATATGTTTGCGCAATAGCCTGGCGCCAAGGATTGCCAGCAGCGGGGCGCCGACCATTACGCCCAGGGCATACGCGCTGATCGCATGGCCCACCTGGGGTTCGCTCAGGTGCAGGTTGCTGGCGATGTCGGGCATCAAGCCCATGATCGCAAATTCGCCGGTACCAATCGCGAAGCTGCCGACGGCCATCGCCGCTTCCATTTTGGCGGCGCTGCGCGCGGGCAGTACGTGCCCAGGTGTTTGTTGGGTGGACATGGGATGCTCTGTTCTCAAGGGGCGCAAGGTAAGCCGGTGATGCTAAAGAACGTCAAGGGAGGCGTCTAGGAAAGGCTTTTCACGCCAGAGCTCAGGGCTTTCAGGTGCTTGGCGTTCAGGTGTGGTTTGGTCCGTAGAATGCGCAGGGTAGAAGAGTCGTTAGTGAGTGGTGGCGCAGGGATTTCATACGATCGCTCGAACCCTCGATGAGTGTTTAATACAAACCGCTGCGAATGCGCTGATTGTTTTTAAATAGTGGTTCTTATGGTCTGTCCAGCATTAATAGTGTTAGTCGCGATTCGTACGCTCATAATGAGATTTGAGCAGGGGTAGTAAGGCCAATAAACACCCTACTAATAGTCCCAGGAAAATACCCGCTACCAAATACGGTGTTATGGCTTTTGCGTTTTTTATTTTGACTTTACCCAGGGTGTTGAATGCCCTGAGGCTGTGATCAACCGTCAGGGACGGTAGGCTGAGGGCAAGGGCCTGTGTGTTGGCGGTATCCAATATCGATTTCAGTTTCGATATAGCCAGTTCTTTTGAGTTTGCCTTGAACGACGCCAGATGGACGTAGGGTTGGGGTGTGCCCACGATGTCAACCTTGTTGGCTGTCATGATGCCCATGGCGATGTAGTACACATCGTCCTGGATCGAGCTGTAGAGCTTGATTTCTATCGGTTGTGTCGTCGAGACGGGCACTGTTTCGGTGCTGCGCACTTCTCTGTACATACTCAACAACGAGCCTTTGGTGATATAGCTGCTGGCAACCCATTTAGGGGGTGAAAAGTAAAACGCAGCCAACGCAATCACTACTCCAATCACGACGGCTATAATTATTTTTATTTTATTTTTCCATAAGGCATGGATGAACGGCAGGAGATCTATTTCATCATCGTTGTATTGATTATTCGGCTTCGTCATGCTTCTCACGAGAGATCCTTTTTAATACGTTTCGATGATTGTAGATTAGTTAAATGCATTTGCTGTTACAGCGTTACCGGACAATGACAACATCGATTGTGGCGGGAGGCGAAAGGTTCCGATCTGCTCCGGTCTGGCGTTTCCTCCGGTAGCCCGCCGATGTCGGGATTCGACCGCTGAGTCCACATCAGACGCCCCATCCTCCTCGGGCATGATATTCTGCGCGCCATCTTGGTCTGAGCTTTCCTCGGCACGTACACCCGAATACGTGCCGGCGGATGACTGTCGCCGAGGTAGCTGAAGCCAATAATGATAAGAAGTCAGCGCAGAAGGGACATAAAAGTGAGGTCGATACGTCGGCCTTGTGTGCCCACCCTGCGGTCCTGAAGTGAATGTGCAAACCCTACCTCGCGGTGCGTTGCCTGGCGCAGCATGAAGGAGGGTTGCCCATGATTAGGGGCAGTGGGGCGGATGGCGTTTTATCATAGGTGCTACTGATGTTTAAGAAAGTAAACACTGCCCTGCTGGGGCTGGCTTTGTCGATGGGGATCACGTCCGTTCACGCGGAAGAGGCAAAGAAAGTCGATGTGCTGCTGATCGGCGGCGGCATCATGAGTGCAACCCTGGGTGTATGGCTCAATGAGCTGGAGCCGGGTTGGTCGATGGAGATGGTCGAGCGCCTCGATGGCGTCGCCGAAGAAAGCTCCAACGGCTGGAACAACGCGGGTACCGGTCACTCGGCTCTGGCTGAACTGAACTACACCCCGGAAGACAAGAACGGCAACGTTGAGATCCCGAAAGCGGTCGAAATCAACGAAGCATTCCAGATCTCCCGTCAGTTCTGGTCCTGGCAGGTCCAGCAGGGCGTGCTGAAGAACCCACGTTCGTTCATCAACACCACTCCGCACATGAGCTTTGTGTGGGGCGATGACAACATCAAGTTCCTCAAGAAGCGTTACGAAGCCCTGCAAGCCAGCCCGCTGTTTGCCGGCATGCAGTACTCCGAAGACCCGGCGCAGATCGCCAAGTGGGTCCCGCTGATGATGGAAGGGCGTGACCCGAACCAGAAAATCGCGGCTACCTGGAGCCCGCTGGGTACTGACATGAACTTTGGCGAAATCACGCGCCAATTCGTCGCTCACCTGCAAACCACGCCCAAGTTCGACCTGAAACTGTCGAGCGAAGTGCAGGACATCACCAAGAACGCCGACGGTTCGTGGCGTGTCAGCTACAAAAACCTGAAAGACGGTACCAAGACCGAAACCGACGCCAAGTTCGTGTTCATCGGCGCGGGCGGCGGTGCACTGCACCTGCTGCAAAAATCCGGCATTCCTGAAGCCAGGGAATACGCTGGCTTCCCGGTAGGTGGTTCGTTCCTGGTGACCGATAACCCAACCGTGGCCGAGCAGCACCTGGCCAAGGCCTACGGCAAAGCGTCGGTTGGCGCGCCACCGATGTCGGTTCCGCACCTGGACACCCGCGTGCTGGATGGCAAGCGCGTGATCCTGTTTGGCCCATTCGCGACCTTCTCCACCAAGTTCCTGAAGGAAGGTTCGTACCTGGACCTGCTGACCAGCACCACCACCCACAACATCTGGCCAATGACCAAAGTCGGTATTCGTGAATACCCGCTGGTCGAGTACCTTGCCGGCCAACTGATGCTGTCGGATGACGACCGCTTCAAGGCGCTGCAAGAGTACTTCCCGAACGCCAAGAAAGAAGACTGGCGCCTGTGGCAAGCCGGTCAGCGCGTGCAGATCATCAAGCGTGACGAAGAGCAGGGCGGCGTCCTGAAACTGGGCACCGAAGTGGTCAGCTCTGCCGACAACACCATTGCAGGCTTGCTGGGTGCATCGCCGGGCGCGTCCACCGCGGCTCCGATCATGCTGACCGTGCTGCAGAAAGTGTTCAAGGACAAGGTTGCGACCCCTGAGTGGCAGGCCAAGCTGCACCAGATCGTACCGAGCTATGGCACCAAGCTGAACGACAGCCCTGAAGCGGTTGCCAAGGAATGGGCCTACACCGCTGGTGTCCTGCAACTGCCGACACCGCCTGTGATCCCACAAAGCGCTGCGCCAAAGGCTGTCGAGGCTGCAAAGCCTGCGGCTGAGCCGAGCAAGCCGGCGTCTGACCTGGCGTTGTAAGAAACAGCTGTGGTCCCACGGACCACGCTGAAACAAAAAAGCCCGCTGAACCGGCAACGGTCAGCGGGTTTTTTTTGTGCGCAGGTTACCCGTGGGTGCGAACCCGCTCGACTGCAGGCAATTCCACCGTTCGCTCGGCTGCGGCCAGCGCCGCCTTCAAGGCGTGCTGGTCCAACCGGACACAATAGGCCGGTTTGGCCCGCTCAAATCGCCAGCTTTCATCCAGCCCACCGGCATCCACCGCGTCGAAACCCAACTCATCAAGCAATCGGATCACTTGCGCCTTTGCCGCTGCATCATCCGCAGCCACTGGCAGCGCACGGCGGTCGGTGGCGCCGTGAGGGCGCGCATCCTGGGTCAGCTCCGGCGCAAAGATCGCATTGAACACCTTCACTACGTGCGCGTGTGGCAGATGGTCGGCGAGCAGCCGGCTGGTGGTGGTTTCAAAACGGTCCAGCACCGGGATGTGCCCGTCGCGCTGCGGATAGTAATTGTTGGCATCCATCACCGTCTTGCTTTCCAGCCATTGCGGGAGCACGGCGCGATAGTGCTCCAGGGGGATCGCTATGAGCACCAGTTCGCCGAACTTGGCGGCGTCTTCCGCGCGGCCGACTTGAACACCGGGTATGCCGCTGAGCACGCTGCTCATGGTTTGTGGGCCACGGGAGTTGCTCAACATCACCTCGTGCCCGGCAGCCAGGGCCAACTGGGCAACAGCGCGCCCGATGAATCCTGCTCCAATAACGCCAATGTTCATGTCCTTGCTCCAGTGAATTGCGGGAGTGGTTATGATGATTGGCAACCATTTGGTGATAAATGATCGTTCTGGTGTCGCTGTTGTTACTGGGAGTAGGGAATGATGGACCGTCTTACAAGCATGAAGGCTTTCGTGATGGCTGCCGAATCAGGCTCCTATGCCCGTGCGGCCGAGCGCTTGAACATGTCGGCACAGATGGTCGCCAAACACGTCGCGGCACTTGAGCAACGTCTCGGTGCCCGCCTGCTCAACCGCACCACGCGGCGGCAAAGCCTAACGGAGTTGGGTAGTGCGTACTACGAGCGTTGCAAACATATCCTGACGGAGGCTGATGCCGCCGACTCGCTGGCGCAGATCATGAACGACACGCCGCGCGGCAAGCTGAAAGTCACTGCGCCGGTGACGTTTGGTTCCTACAGCCTGATGCCCTTGATCACCCAATTTCTACGCGACCACCCGGATGTGGAAATCGACCTGCACCTGACCGACCGATTCGTCGATCTGGTGGAGGAGGGTTACGAGGTGGCATTTCGCATTGGCCCCCTCGCGACCACCGGCCTCACCGCGCGACCACTTGCGCCTTATCGTCTGGTGGTTTGCGCGGCACCCGCTTACCTCTCAGCGAGAGGTCTACCGCTGACGCCGGCAGACCTTGAGCACCACGAATGCCTGGGCTACGCCTTTTGGTCTCGCCCGGCGGATCGCGAGTGGGTTTTTCACCAGGGCGCGACGTCGTACACCGTGCCGGTTGCCAGTCGTTTGCGGATCAACGAAAGCAGGGCCCTGATGTCCGCTGCGCTGGATGGTTTTGGTATCGTCCTCGGCCCGGAAGATTTCTTGCGTGTGGCGTTGGCCAAGGGCGAGTTGGTCCGGGTACTGCCTGACTTCGATGCGCCAAGTCGGCCGATGCATCTGGTCTATACCGCCAACCGGCAGCGTACGGCCAAGCTGCGGCGATTTGTCGAGGCCGTGTTGCAGCGTTTCGGCGGTGATGGGTTCAGCAACCCGACAGACACGACCTGTTAAAAATACTTCAGGCCAAGCAGGAGCGTGGCTGCAGCAAGGGGGGATTTTGTCGGTGCAGGTGTAGGGCGATGACGCCCGAGGGGTTTGTATGTTGCTACGTTATGCGGCATTGGCGGCGGTGGTCGTCGCGGCATCCGGGTGTGTGCAAGAGCGTGTCGTGCATGAACGCAGGCCGGTTCAGCGTGAATACGTCGAGGTGATTGCCCCGCAGCCGCCGCCCGTGCAGGTGATCGAAGTCGAGCCGCCAGTCCGTTATGGCTACGTATGGTCGCGCGGTTACTGGCGTTGGGCGGGTGGGCGTTACGTTGCGGTTCACGGCCATTGGGAGCCGGTGCGCGAGGGGTATCGCTACGTGCATCCGCATTGGGTGCAACGTAGTGATGGTTACCACTGGCAGGGTGGTGGCTGGGTGCGTTGAGCCCCAGGCTAGCTCGGCTTCTTGATACCCAGCAGCCGAACTTCCCGCAATAGCGCGGCACCGAGCTGATCGGTGCCCAGTTCCTTGTAACCCACCGCCTTGATCTCGCCGTTCTCTTCCGCCTGGATGATGATCACCGGCGTTTCCTTGCCGGTGGTTTCGTCGACATGCATCGCGTACTGCGGAATATCCAGCTTGATCGGCGTACCCGCCGCTTCACCTTTCACATTGATAAGAAACGCCGCACAACCCGTATCGACGTCCGCACTGGTGGCGGAGCGGCCACTGACAAAGCAGGTTTGTGGGAGGTCGGGCCAGATGATGGTGTTGGCGCTGGCCAAGGGCGATGCAATGCTCAGGATTGCGAGAAGAAGCGTACGCACGTGGGTCTTTCTCTCGATCAACGTTGAACGGGATTTTTACCAAAGCCTCAATGTCGTCGCAACACTACGGTTCAGCCCAGTCGTTTCATGCCAGGTGCCTTGGCTGCTTCAATGTCAAAGGTGGCCGTGTACTCACACCCCGCCGCGTGGCCGCAGCGTTCGATCAGGCAGTCGGCAAAATCGGCTTTGTTCGCGCTGAAGCGGCGCAGTGCCTGCCAGATGATCTCGGCATGCTCGAGGGTGATTTCACGGGTGCGCAAAAGCGTTTCCAGCACCGTCACCACCTCCTGCTTGAGGCATTGGTAGCAACTTTGCAGAACCCACACCAGTTCAACTACCGACACCAGGCTGACAAAGCCCGGCGACAGGGTGGTGAGCGATTCGATCAGCGCGGATGCCTTGGGCGATTGCACAGGGTCATCCTGGGTGACATAGCGCACCAGCACATTGGTATCCAGGCCGATCATCGCGCTTTTGCCCCTTGCGCCGCGATGGCGCGGCTCATGTCGTCAAGGGACACGGGTTTGGCGGGTTTGCGGATCAGGCCCTTGAGGTCATGCACGGTTTTGCTCGCCGCAATCAGCGAGAACTGGCCGTCTTCCATTTCGACAAATTCCACGCGGTCGCCTGTTTCCAGGCCCAGGGCGGTCCTGACCTGAACGGGAATAGTGATTTGCCCTTTTGAGGTAAGTGTGGCGGTTGCCATAGTGAGAATCTCCATGGTGATATTCCTTACCTTAGGGTAAGGAATTATGGAGGACAAGATCCGTTGGTCCATAGGTTGCGCCTCGTGCAGTGTGTGAATCGGAATAACTGAACCCTAGTCCGATTCACCGCATCAGCACGCCCGGCAACGTGGCCAAAGCGCTACAACGTATGACCAACTGATGGCGTTATTGCACCACGCGGTAACACGGCACATACGCCGCGCCGCCCGGCAACTTCATGCGGTGCTGGGCGACGAATGCCTGCAACAGCTCGTCCAGCGGTTTCATGATCGCCGCATCGCCGTGGATCTCGTACGGGCCGTTCTCTTCGATCAGGCGGATGCCTTTGTCCTTGACGTTGCCCGCCACAATGCCCGAGAACGCGCGGCGCAGGTTGGCCGCCAACTCATGGGGCGGCAGCGCATGGCTCAGTTGCAGGCTGGCCATGTTGGCGTGGGTCGGGTCGAAGGGGCGCTGGAAACCTTCATCGATCTTCAGCAGCCAGTTGAAGTGAAACGCGTCGTTGCGCTCGCGACGGAACTGTTTCACTGCCTTGAGCCCGGCCGTCATCTGGCGGGCCACTTCGGCCGGGTCGTCGATGATGATCTGGTAGTGCGCCTGCGCCGCTTCGCCAAGAGTTGCTCCGACGAACGCGTGCAGTTGCTGCAGGTATGGCGCGGCGTGTTTCGGCCCGGTGAGGATGACCGGAAACGGCAGGTCCTTGTTGTCCGGGTGCATCAGGATGCCCAGCAGGTACAGGAACTCTTCGGCCGTCCCGGCGCCGCCCGGGAAGATGATGATGCCGTGGCCGACACGTACGAAGGCTTCCAGACGTTTTTCGATGTCCGGCAGGATCACCAGTTCGTTGACGATCGGATTCGGTGCTTCCGCCGCAATGATGCCAGGCTCGGTCAGGCCCAGGTAGCGCCCGCCGGTAATCCGTTGTTTGGCGTGGGAAATGGTCGCGCCTTTCATCGGACCTTTCATCACGCCCGGGCCGCAGCCGGTGCACACATCCAGGCTGCGCAGTCCCAGTTCGTGGCCGACTTTCTTGGTGTATTTGTATTCTTCGGTGTTGATCGAGTGCCCGCCCCAGCACACCACGATCTTAGGCTCGACACCGGGGCGCAGCGTACGGGCGTTGCGCAACAGGTGGAACACGTAGTCGGTGATGCCCTGGGAGTTGCTCAGGTCGATGCGCTGGCTGTCCAGCTCGTTCTCGGTGTAGACGATGTCGCGCAGGGCGCTGAACAGCATTTCGCGGGTGCTGGCGATCATTTCGCCATCGACGAACGCGTCGGCTGGCGCGTTCAGCAGTTCCAGGCGCACGCCGCGGTCCTGCTGGTGGATGCGCACTTCAAAATCTTTGTAGGCGTCGAGGATGGTCTTGGCGTTGTCGATATGCGCGCCGGTGTTGAGGATCGCCAGGGCGCACTGGCGGAACAGGGTGTAGATACTGCCGGTGCCGGCTTCGCTCAGTTGTTGCACTTCACGTTGAGACAGGGTTTCGAGGCTGCCCTTGGGGCTGACGGAGGCATTGATGACTTGACGTTGGGGCATTCTGATTCCTTGAAAGCGCAGCCATCGCACCCCCATGGGCTGCGATGGCTAGAGAAGAATGGGCGCCGAACTCGGTCGCACGAGACGGATATTTACCTCAGGCCCAAGGCCGAGTGCAAACACCGTCCCGCACCATCATGCCGCAGAACTTACTGAATCAGCTTCCAGTTTTTGTAGAAAACCCGACGCAGGGTAAAGACCATCCCGGCAAACCCCGCGATCACGGCCTTGAGCACCGAAGGCAGCGGCGTTGGTCGCACGATGTCGATAAACAGGCAGTAGCGCTTGGCGTCGTTTTTATTGAAGGATGCGTGCATCAACGTGTCATCGAAAATAAACAGTGGATCGTCGTGCCAGTAATGTTTGTGCTGGCCCACCTGGATGTACACGCCCTCGTGATGGGGGGCAGGTGCCATGTTGTAAAGCACACGAAACATCATGCGCAGCGGGCCGAAGTGAAAGGAGGTCGAACGGTTTTCGTTGAATACCGATACGCCGACGGTCTTCACGAATGGCAGTTTTTCCCGCAGTTTCGGGATGTCCAGCGTGGTTTCGATTGGGCGTCCGTACCACTGGAAAAACAACATGCCGCGTTTTTTCTCGGCCATGCGTTCATCCAGGTAACCGATGATTTCACCCTTGTGGGCCATGGCCTCATCGATCACTTGCTGCAAGTCTTCGCGCCAGGCGGGCGGCAGGTCGTGCATCGTATAAACGTGGCGATTGCGCGAGCTCAACAGGTCGAACAGCGTGTTGAACGGCGCCAGCAGCCAGGTGTTGCGGCCGCTGCCGATAAAGTATTTCTTGATGGTGGGGGCGTCATACAGCCCATTGCGCAGGAAGTCGTAGATCCCACAGACCAGTACCAGGCCAAGAAACACCGCGGTGGTCAGGGGGAACAGGCAAATGATCAGCAAAACGCCGAGTATCCAGGCGATCGACACCGCTTTTTTGCGTAGGGCAGACGTGTTCATGCAGCTCAGCTCCGGCAGGACGCCATTCGACAGGTCCGTATCCGTGGCCGCGAGTGGTGGGGTTTGAAACATGTTGAAACAATCGCGCCATGATAAGGCGTCCGGTGCCGCAGAGTCGTTTTAAATATTGCAAAATTGTGAAGGCTTTACACAGTTTTTCACCGGATATGGGTTTTACCGATTGGATTTTGTAAACAGAAGATTTGCGACTATCGTGACGCTTCGGTTTTTCGGACGTCATAGACCGGTACGATTGAAGTTGAATGGCCACCACTGGCCATCGACCCCTTGGAAGAGGCAGAAATTTTATGATCATCAAACCGCGGGTTCGTGGCTTTATCTGTGTGACCGCTCACCCTGTTGGCTGTGAAGCGAACGTCAAGGAACAGATCGACTACGTGACCCAACACGGCGCCATCGAAGGCGGCCCCAAGAAGGTGCTGGTCCTCGGCGCCTCCACCGGCTACGGCCTGGCCGCGCGCATCAGTGCTGCGTTTGGCTGCGGCGCCGACACCCTGGGCGTGTTTTTTGAGAAAGAGGGCGAAGAAGGCAAGCTCAGCTCCGCCGGTTGGTACAACAGCGCTGCATTCGAAAAGTTTGCCGTCGAGAAAGGCCTGTACGCCAAGAGCATCAACGGCGACGCGTTCTCCGACGAGATCAAGCGCCTGACCATCGAGACCATCAAGAAAGACCTGGGCAAGATCGACCTGGTGGTCTACAGCCTGGCCGCACCACGCCGCACCGATCCAAAAACCGGTGAAGTGTACAACTCCACCCTCAAGCCGATCGGCAAGGCTGTGACCCTGCGGGGTATCAACACCGACAAGGGCGTGGTGGTCGATACCACCCTTGAGCCTGCGACCCAGGAAGAAATCGCCGGCACCGTCAAAGTGATGGGCGGTGAAGACTGGCAGCTGTGGATCGACGCCCTGCGTGACGCCGACGTTCTGGCCGAAGGCGCCAAGACCACCGCGTTCACCTACCTCGGTGAAAAGCTGACCCAGGACATCTACTGGAACGGCTCCATCGGCGAAGCCAAGAAAGACCTCGACAAGAAAGTCCTGACCCTGCGCGACAACCTTGCTGCGCTGAAGGGCGATGCCCGTGTGTCGGTGCTCAAGGCCGTGGTTACCCAGGCCAGCTCGGCAATCCCGATCATGCCGCTGTACCTGTCGCTGCTGTTCAAAGTGATGAAAGAGCAGGGCACCCACGAAGGTTGCATCGAGCAGGTCTACGGCCTGTTCAAGGACAGCCTGTACGGCAGCCAGCCGAAACTCGACGCCGACGGCCGCCTGCGTGCCGACCTGGCCGAGTTGGAGCCGAAGGTCCAGGACGCCGTGGCAGCATTGTGGGATCAGGTGACCGATGACAACGTCGACGAGATCAGCGATTTCGCCGGC
Proteins encoded in this region:
- a CDS encoding Wzz/FepE/Etk N-terminal domain-containing protein, yielding MTKPNNQYNDDEIDLLPFIHALWKNKIKIIIAVVIGVVIALAAFYFSPPKWVASSYITKGSLLSMYREVRSTETVPVSTTQPIEIKLYSSIQDDVYYIAMGIMTANKVDIVGTPQPYVHLASFKANSKELAISKLKSILDTANTQALALSLPSLTVDHSLRAFNTLGKVKIKNAKAITPYLVAGIFLGLLVGCLLALLPLLKSHYERTNRD
- the mqo gene encoding malate dehydrogenase (quinone); translation: MFKKVNTALLGLALSMGITSVHAEEAKKVDVLLIGGGIMSATLGVWLNELEPGWSMEMVERLDGVAEESSNGWNNAGTGHSALAELNYTPEDKNGNVEIPKAVEINEAFQISRQFWSWQVQQGVLKNPRSFINTTPHMSFVWGDDNIKFLKKRYEALQASPLFAGMQYSEDPAQIAKWVPLMMEGRDPNQKIAATWSPLGTDMNFGEITRQFVAHLQTTPKFDLKLSSEVQDITKNADGSWRVSYKNLKDGTKTETDAKFVFIGAGGGALHLLQKSGIPEAREYAGFPVGGSFLVTDNPTVAEQHLAKAYGKASVGAPPMSVPHLDTRVLDGKRVILFGPFATFSTKFLKEGSYLDLLTSTTTHNIWPMTKVGIREYPLVEYLAGQLMLSDDDRFKALQEYFPNAKKEDWRLWQAGQRVQIIKRDEEQGGVLKLGTEVVSSADNTIAGLLGASPGASTAAPIMLTVLQKVFKDKVATPEWQAKLHQIVPSYGTKLNDSPEAVAKEWAYTAGVLQLPTPPVIPQSAAPKAVEAAKPAAEPSKPASDLAL
- a CDS encoding NADPH-dependent F420 reductase, which encodes MNIGVIGAGFIGRAVAQLALAAGHEVMLSNSRGPQTMSSVLSGIPGVQVGRAEDAAKFGELVLIAIPLEHYRAVLPQWLESKTVMDANNYYPQRDGHIPVLDRFETTTSRLLADHLPHAHVVKVFNAIFAPELTQDARPHGATDRRALPVAADDAAAKAQVIRLLDELGFDAVDAGGLDESWRFERAKPAYCVRLDQHALKAALAAAERTVELPAVERVRTHG
- a CDS encoding LysR family transcriptional regulator, which produces MMDRLTSMKAFVMAAESGSYARAAERLNMSAQMVAKHVAALEQRLGARLLNRTTRRQSLTELGSAYYERCKHILTEADAADSLAQIMNDTPRGKLKVTAPVTFGSYSLMPLITQFLRDHPDVEIDLHLTDRFVDLVEEGYEVAFRIGPLATTGLTARPLAPYRLVVCAAPAYLSARGLPLTPADLEHHECLGYAFWSRPADREWVFHQGATSYTVPVASRLRINESRALMSAALDGFGIVLGPEDFLRVALAKGELVRVLPDFDAPSRPMHLVYTANRQRTAKLRRFVEAVLQRFGGDGFSNPTDTTC
- a CDS encoding PIN domain-containing protein, encoding MIGLDTNVLVRYVTQDDPVQSPKASALIESLTTLSPGFVSLVSVVELVWVLQSCYQCLKQEVVTVLETLLRTREITLEHAEIIWQALRRFSANKADFADCLIERCGHAAGCEYTATFDIEAAKAPGMKRLG
- a CDS encoding AbrB/MazE/SpoVT family DNA-binding domain-containing protein, whose protein sequence is MEILTMATATLTSKGQITIPVQVRTALGLETGDRVEFVEMEDGQFSLIAASKTVHDLKGLIRKPAKPVSLDDMSRAIAAQGAKAR
- the ppnN gene encoding nucleotide 5'-monophosphate nucleosidase PpnN; protein product: MPQRQVINASVSPKGSLETLSQREVQQLSEAGTGSIYTLFRQCALAILNTGAHIDNAKTILDAYKDFEVRIHQQDRGVRLELLNAPADAFVDGEMIASTREMLFSALRDIVYTENELDSQRIDLSNSQGITDYVFHLLRNARTLRPGVEPKIVVCWGGHSINTEEYKYTKKVGHELGLRSLDVCTGCGPGVMKGPMKGATISHAKQRITGGRYLGLTEPGIIAAEAPNPIVNELVILPDIEKRLEAFVRVGHGIIIFPGGAGTAEEFLYLLGILMHPDNKDLPFPVILTGPKHAAPYLQQLHAFVGATLGEAAQAHYQIIIDDPAEVARQMTAGLKAVKQFRRERNDAFHFNWLLKIDEGFQRPFDPTHANMASLQLSHALPPHELAANLRRAFSGIVAGNVKDKGIRLIEENGPYEIHGDAAIMKPLDELLQAFVAQHRMKLPGGAAYVPCYRVVQ
- a CDS encoding aspartyl/asparaginyl beta-hydroxylase domain-containing protein encodes the protein MNTSALRKKAVSIAWILGVLLIICLFPLTTAVFLGLVLVCGIYDFLRNGLYDAPTIKKYFIGSGRNTWLLAPFNTLFDLLSSRNRHVYTMHDLPPAWREDLQQVIDEAMAHKGEIIGYLDERMAEKKRGMLFFQWYGRPIETTLDIPKLREKLPFVKTVGVSVFNENRSTSFHFGPLRMMFRVLYNMAPAPHHEGVYIQVGQHKHYWHDDPLFIFDDTLMHASFNKNDAKRYCLFIDIVRPTPLPSVLKAVIAGFAGMVFTLRRVFYKNWKLIQ
- the fabV gene encoding enoyl-ACP reductase FabV, producing the protein MIIKPRVRGFICVTAHPVGCEANVKEQIDYVTQHGAIEGGPKKVLVLGASTGYGLAARISAAFGCGADTLGVFFEKEGEEGKLSSAGWYNSAAFEKFAVEKGLYAKSINGDAFSDEIKRLTIETIKKDLGKIDLVVYSLAAPRRTDPKTGEVYNSTLKPIGKAVTLRGINTDKGVVVDTTLEPATQEEIAGTVKVMGGEDWQLWIDALRDADVLAEGAKTTAFTYLGEKLTQDIYWNGSIGEAKKDLDKKVLTLRDNLAALKGDARVSVLKAVVTQASSAIPIMPLYLSLLFKVMKEQGTHEGCIEQVYGLFKDSLYGSQPKLDADGRLRADLAELEPKVQDAVAALWDQVTDDNVDEISDFAGYKAEFLRLFGFEVEGVDYDADVNPTVKINGLVSA